CTGCGGCGAGGCATCGCCGCCTGGCGCCATTAGTTAAGAGCAGCCGGGCACGGCCTTGCCAGACGCCACAGGGACACCCGGAGATGCGGCCCTGCGATGCAGGAACACAGCCGAGGACGCGAGCCCGTTAAAAAACACGGGGGGCAGCGCGAGATCTTCactcggcgacgacgacgacgaccggcgccgccgccgaccacgtCTCGGTCCCCCGACAACCGGACCGGATGCACGGAATCGTGTCGCGTTCCAAGTGAAGCACCGGCCTGCAGCGAGAGTACACGGCAGGCAGGATGCCTGACTCACCGGGTGATGAGCTGAGCACGATTCAGTCGCGGCATAAACAAAAGCTCACCTGCTCGCCGGGACCAGGACCACCGCCGGGCAGCTCCACCCCGTAGCTTCGTGCTTCCGTACGGACACGCATGATTTCCATTCCGTGCAGATCGAGATTACCACAAGATTATCTTGACTGCCGGGTAGTTAACAGGCAAACGATGACAGCAAACAGAGTTTAGTTCTGAATGTATGCACAGAAAAATCCATTCCCAGCCGGCAATGTAGGTTTTCTGTTCCTGACAGAATCGCAGACGAGACACACGGCAACACATCACAGTACTATCACACACACTCTGGTCAAAGGGCCCGTGGAGCGGAACGCGCTCAGGGGCGTGGGACGAGCACATGTACAAGCAGTCCATCAGTCAAGCACCACTCCTAGTCTGAACGAAAGAGGAGACCACGGATGAATCACATGCGGGTCATGCCGATGCCGCCGACGATGGGCGGCGGCACGTCGGCGATGGCGCGTGATCTGGCGTAGAAGAGGTAGTGGAGCTCGGTGAAGAGCGCCGTGAGGAAGGtgaaggcggcgccggcggcgaagacGCCCTTGCGGAGCATCGCGCAGGCAGGCGGGCTGTCGCTGGGCCTCGGGATGTACTTGGTGTGGTATGCGTTCCGGACCGATCCCGCCAGCAAGCACAACTCCGCGATCACGAATGTGAGCCTGCATCAATCCACTCCCACCACTTCAGAGAAACCAAAAAACATACAAGTTCAACCAAGCCAGTGTAAACTAAACTTTCTATATTCTAAAACAGGCCACACTACTACGCAACTCTGCCCTGTTCAGCACCAGAATAAATGGTAGAAAGATGTCATCTATTGTAAAATACAAGGAACAAGCAAGTATAAAAACTGGTATAAAAATTTGTACAATACGTACAGTGCTTGTCTAGTATCTCGAATCCTCAAGTGCTTGCATGATAATGATTTGCGTAGAAAGGTAACGAGCCACAAACATCAGAAAAGGGTGGTGTGAGTCTCTTAGCATGCTTGTAACAAAGCAACACTGAACTGACGCCGAATTTCGGGTTgtgttctttttttattattaaagcTCTAAATCACCAAATTTCATAGCATATTAACGTGACCTATAAATCACCGTACTTATGGGACCATCTCTAAAACTTATAGGCCAAGTTGACCATTGCATTATAATTATAAGCTGGGGTCAATATCTTATCTACATAACTATCGCTTCGTATAATTCTTACTAACTTTCTAGAAGGTTCTTTGTACTTTGCTTATGTTACTTACTTATTGTGATAGTTTTACTTCATGTAAACAAAGAAACTATACAGATAGTTTGTACATGAACAAACTGTTTTTATATCCAATATTTTTCTAGAGTTctaatttagaaaataaattctACTAAAAACATCTAGTATAACTTCAGAAATCAtcgcatccaaacacctctcAGCTTTCCAAAACTAAAATATTTTACAAAACCATAGTTAAAGTACTTTGTATCTAAGCAGGGCCTGACTATGTGCCGGCCAAGGGCCTTCCACCTCTCTGACTTCTTCTGTACGGCCTAAAAGGGCACAAACTGGGCTACTGGTCGTCCCATGATCCCATGAGTTTCATTCAGTCCCCATTCTTGCTCAAAAATATATTCCAGCTTCCAAACAGATGTTCTCAGTGGCTGATGTACGAATACCTAAACCATCATATCATTTTGCTCCATTTTTGGCTAAGAATTGGGCAGGGACAGGGCAACCAATCAGTGCATGCCATGAGACCGACTTGCAAACCAGCAGCCAGATCAGGGCAAGGTATACAATATACAGCCAACCTAGACATACACATGTACTCCCTAGTATTAATCTACATTTAGATTGCAAGGTCGAAGCTCACACAAAGTCAATGGGCCAAACTGTGCAGCGAACTGAGCGGATTAGCTGGCCACCAGCCAGCACCGGGTATACGACTGCAAAAATCCACAAATTCCAGGGGCGAAATTGCACAGCGAACATGGTGACAAGTGAGAGCGAGAGACAGACAAAACATGCCGAGGTTTCCCTGGTGAAAATTGATGATTCACCAGGTACGGTTGAGGGGCAGAAAGAAAGTTCCAGTTGGTTACCAGCAGACGACGAAGCAGATGCCGGACCATGCCCGCCAGCGTCCCGGCGAGAGGGCGCGGCCGCAGCAGAAGCAGCGGGTGGCGACCATGGCGACCGCCTGgccggcgagcagcagcagcagcgcgctGACGCCGTACACCGTGGACGCGTCGGAGCTGTAGACGCAGAAGGCCCTCCCGTACGTGTCCACGCTGACATAGGTCACCTGCACGCAGTTGTTCAGCAGCGAGGAGATGAGCAGATCAGTACAATACTTCCCCTCCATGGCTCCCCAATCATCCCAAAGATGGCAGAGATATCGAGCAGAGACGAATCAGAAGAAGGAAGGGAATAATCAGCAAGCTGTGCTCACGTACGTAGCTCCGCCGGCGCTCGGCGCCGATGGCGAGGACGAAGGCGAGGACGTCCAAGACGAAGACCAcggcgatgatgatgatggacgCCATGAGGAATTCTCTGGACGGACGGACGGAGGGGACTGAATGATGCAGCTGCTAGCAGCCTAGCACGGGGTTCGCTTCGCTTTCCTCTCCGTCGCGCGTCGGCACAAAAAAACTAAAGAGAGGGATGGATGGATTAGGCCGAGCGAGGGGCGATGATAGCTAGCAGAAAGGCTTAGCTTAGCTTAGCTTAGCGAGGTGTGGTGT
This sequence is a window from Setaria italica strain Yugu1 chromosome III, Setaria_italica_v2.0, whole genome shotgun sequence. Protein-coding genes within it:
- the LOC101765770 gene encoding uncharacterized protein LOC101765770 — translated: MASIIIIAVVFVLDVLAFVLAIGAERRRSYVTYVSVDTYGRAFCVYSSDASTVYGVSALLLLLAGQAVAMVATRCFCCGRALSPGRWRAWSGICFVVCWLTFVIAELCLLAGSVRNAYHTKYIPRPSDSPPACAMLRKGVFAAGAAFTFLTALFTELHYLFYARSRAIADVPPPIVGGIGMTRM